From the genome of Proteus vulgaris, one region includes:
- the ribH gene encoding 6,7-dimethyl-8-ribityllumazine synthase → MNVIKGVVAAPNARVAIAIARFNNFINDSLLEGAVDALERIGQVSSENITVVWVPGAYELPLTVKALAESDKYDAVIALGTVIRGGTAHFEYVAGECSSGLSQVAMQSEIPVTFGVLTTENIEQAIERAGTKAGNKGAEAAMTALEMINVLKAIKG, encoded by the coding sequence ATGAACGTAATCAAAGGTGTTGTCGCGGCGCCAAACGCACGCGTAGCAATTGCAATTGCCCGTTTTAATAATTTCATCAACGACAGCTTATTAGAAGGTGCGGTTGATGCATTAGAACGTATTGGACAAGTTTCCTCTGAAAATATTACCGTCGTTTGGGTTCCTGGTGCTTACGAGCTACCGTTAACAGTTAAAGCTTTAGCTGAAAGCGACAAATACGATGCAGTTATCGCGTTAGGTACTGTTATCCGTGGTGGAACCGCACATTTTGAATACGTTGCTGGCGAATGTAGCTCTGGTTTATCTCAAGTTGCAATGCAAAGTGAGATCCCTGTGACTTTTGGTGTTTTAACCACTGAAAATATTGAGCAGGCTATTGAACGCGCTGGAACCAAAGCGGGCAACAAAGGTGCTGAAGCTGCAATGACAGCACTTGAAATGATCAATGTACTTAAAGCCATAAAAGGCTAA
- the nusB gene encoding transcription antitermination factor NusB, whose product MKPAARRRARECAVQAIYSWQLSGNDIADVELEFLSEQDTQGVDIAYFRELLVGVAINATRLDKAMEPYLSRQLEELGQVEKAILRLAMFELSFREDVPYKVAINEAIELAKVFGADDSHKFVNGVLDKAAPIVRRKK is encoded by the coding sequence GTGAAACCTGCTGCTCGTCGTCGTGCTCGTGAGTGTGCTGTTCAGGCTATCTACTCATGGCAATTATCCGGAAATGACATCGCGGATGTGGAATTGGAGTTTTTATCCGAGCAGGATACCCAAGGTGTAGATATTGCTTATTTTCGTGAGCTTTTAGTGGGTGTTGCCATTAATGCAACACGTTTAGATAAGGCAATGGAGCCTTATTTATCCCGCCAACTTGAAGAACTTGGTCAAGTTGAAAAAGCAATTTTACGTTTAGCAATGTTTGAACTCAGCTTCCGCGAAGATGTTCCTTACAAAGTTGCGATTAACGAAGCGATTGAACTGGCTAAGGTATTTGGTGCTGATGATAGCCATAAGTTTGTTAATGGCGTGCTTGATAAAGCAGCACCAATAGTACGACGTAAAAAATAA